The DNA window CTGATCTCATCGGTCGCGGTGACCACCGTGATCCGATCGAGGTTCGCGAGCCCCACGTACGCCAGCGCCGCGCACAGGCGCTTCGCGTGCCGCAGCTTCTCCCCGTCGCCGAACGCCATCGACGCCGAGGTGTCGAGGATGAAGTAGATCGCCAGATCTTCTTCTTCCTCGTACAGCCGGATCAGCAGCCGATCGAAACGCTGGTACGCCGCCCAGTCGAGGTAACGAATGTCGTCACCCGGCGCGTAATCGCGGTGATCGGCGAACTCCACGCCGGAGCCGGTCTTCTTGGTGCGGCGCTCTGCGCGCATCGCCCCCGAGAAGACGCGGCGGCTCACCATCGCCAGGTAGTCGAGCTTCCGCTGAAACTCGTCGTCGAAGAGGTCGTCGTCGACGTTGACCGACGCGCCCTTCCGCGCCAGCGGCGCCGTGGCCTTCTTGAAAACGTCGAGCAGACCCATGGCCGCGCGGGACCGTTACTTGGTGCTCTCGGGGAGCTGCTTCAGGATCTCCTGCAGCACCTCGTCCGTCTTGATGCCTTCCGCCTCGCCCTCGAAGTTGAGCAGCACGCGGTGACGCAGCGCCGGCAGCGCGCTCGCCTTCACGTCATCGATCGACGGCGCGAACCGCCCCTCGAACAGCGCCCGGATCTTCGACGCGAGCAGCAGCGCCTGCGCACCACGTGGCGAGGCACCGAACTTCACGAAGCGCTTCACCGTCCCCGAGCTGTCGTCCACCGTCGGGTGCGTCGCCTGCAGCAGCCGCACCACGTAGTCCTGCACGTGCTTCGACGCGGGCACCTCGCGCACCAGGCGCTGCATCTCCAGGATCCGCGCCCGGTTGAGCACCGGCTGCACCGTCGGCGTCTCCGCACCCGTCGTTCGCTCCAGGATCGCGTTCAGCTCCTCTCGCCCCGGGAAGGCCACGTGCAGCTTGAAGAAGAAGCGATCCAGCTGCGCCTCCGGCAGCGGATACGTCCCCTCGCTCTCCAGCGGGTTCTGCGTCGCGAGCACGAAGAACGGCTGCTCCAGCGTGTGGCTCTGCCGCGCGATCGTCACCCGGTGCTCCTGCATCGCCTCCAGCAGCGCGCTCTGCGTCTTCGGCGTCGCGCGGTTCACCTCGTCGGCGAGCACGATGTTCGCGAACAGCGGCCCCTTGCGGAACGAGAAGTTCCGCTGCCCGCCGGCGCCTTCCTCGATCAGCGTCGTGCCGATGATGTCGGCCGGCATCATGTCGGGGGTGAACTGGATACGGGAAAACTGAAGCTCCAGCGCCTCGGCGACCGTGCGCACCAGCATCGTCTTCCCGAGCCCGGGCACACCTTCGAGCAGCGCGTGCGAACCTGCGAGCATGCAGGTGAGCACCCCGTCGATGATCTCCCGGTTCCCGACGATGACCTTGCCGACCTCCTCGCGGAGCTCTCCGATGCTCCGCTGGAAGTCCCCCACCTCGGCCCGCGCTCCCTCTTTCGTCTTCTCGGCCATGATGTCCTGCTTCCGGATCCGCCTGCGCGGTCCTCGCTAAAGCGCGCTCGCGAGCGGGCTACCGCTACTCGCGCGGCCTGATGAGCTGGAAGTAACGGTTCACGTAGAACCGATAGCCGTCGGGGATCTGCTCCTTGTTGATCTGCTCTTCCGCGACGGTCTTGTACTGCGTGAACACCTTCTTGTAGGGCCCGCCCTTGAAGCCACGCTCCGCGGCGCTGAGGATCACCTCGCTGTTCGACGGGCCCTGCTGCGTGTCGACGCCCTGCGCCTGCACGTCCTGCGTCCCCATCTTGGGATCGGTGCGCTTGCCCGCGACTTCAGGCCCTCGCCCCGTCCCTGCGCCCTTTCCCCCGGGCTGGTTCCCTTCGCCACCACCCTGCTGCCCTTGGCCTTCGCCGCCAGGCTGACCCTGGCCTTGCCCACCGGGCATCAAGATCTTCTTCCCCCCAGGCCCGAGCACCCAGACCTGCCCCTCACCCGGCTTGCGGCCCTGCCCCTGGCCTTGCCCCTGCTGGCCGTTCTGCCCCTCTTGCCCGTCCTCGCCTTCCTCGCCGTCCTGCCCCTCGCCCTGCTGCCCCTGCCCTTGCTGGTCCTGCCCCTGCCCTTGCTGACCGCTCCCGCCGCGGGCTCGCTTCCCGAAGCGCATCATCCGCGTCATGCGCTGCTTGCCGCCTTGCCCCTGCTGACGAAGCAGCTCCCGCAGCTCTTCGAGCCGCTGACGAAGCTCCTCCTTCTCCTTCTGGGACATCTCCTCTTCCTGGAGACGGTTCAGGTCCTCGGCAGCCTGCTCGAGATCGTCGGCCGACATCCCGAGCTCACGCATCAGATCCTGCGCAGCTTTGGAGAGTTCCCGGTCGAGCCGATCGAGCTGCCTTCCGGTCCGCTCCTTCTGCTCGGCCTCGCGGTCGAGGCGTTCCAGCTCGCGCTCTTTCTTCTTGAGCAGCCGCTCTTCTTCTTCCCGCTTCTGGGCGTCCTCACTCTTCGGCTTCTGCTTCTGCTTGAGGAGCTGCTCCTGGGCCTCGGCGCGCTTCTCGTTCAGCGCCTGCATCGCCTCCTTGCGCCGCGCCGCCGCGCGCTCGAGCGCCTTCTGGAGCCGCTCCAGCTCCGCCTTGTCGGGCTTCTTCTTGTCGCGGAGGCGCTCGGCGAGATCCTTGAGATCCTTCTTCGCCTTCTCGAGATCGTTCTTCTCCAGCGACTCGCCGACCTGCTTCGCGAGGTCGCTCTTCTTGAGATCGATCCCCGTCTCGCGCAGCTCCTCTTCGAGGGCCTTGAGGTCCGCCTCGGCGCCCTTGAGCAGCTCGCGCTCCAGCGCTTCCATCCGTCGGAAGGCCTCGGTGCGGTCGAGCCGCTTGTTGGCGATGTCGTCGATGAGCTGGTTGAACCGCTCCACGGCGGCCTTCGTCTCGGGGCTCTGATCCTGCCGGTCCAGCGCACGCGCAGCGTCGCGGAACAGCTCCAGATCGTCAGGCGCCATGGTCAGCGCGTCGATGGTCTGCGCGACCGGCATCTCCCGGCGCGGGATCCGCACCTCCAGCAGCGCCACCCCGAGCAACCCCACCCCGGCGAGCGCAGGCGCCCAGAGGTGCTCCGGGAGCGGCAGCGGCGCGGCCTTGGCAGGCCGGAGGGTCGTGGAGAGGGCACAGGCGTCGTCGATCGCCGCATCCATCAGCGGCGTCCGCTTCGCTTCCGGGAGGGCCTCGAAGGCCACGGCGTTCGTCAACCGATCATGCAGGTCGTGATGCCGATCGAGCCGCATCGTCCCCGCCCGAGGTGGCAGCCGACGCAGCATCGACACGACCACCACGATCACCACCAGCGCCGCCGCGCCAATCAGGATCTGCCAGGTACGCTGCTCGGAGAGCAGCGACGGCATCACCTTCCTGGCGGCGAGCGCCCCGGCGGCCAGGGCGAACGCGGCGGTCGACACCGGCGGGAGCGCCTGGAGCGCCCGAGCGAGGCGCAGCCTCAGCTCGACCAGCCGTGCGGCGCGATGAATACGACCCAGGTGCTTGATGCGGGAATCGCTCACGATGCTCGGCTATCCGGGCGGGATCGCCCGTTTCTGGGGGAGTTGCATGGCGGGGTTGCCACACGAAGCCCGCCAGGAAAGGACACCTCGACGCACGAACAGGGCGCCATTGTACCTGCTGACGCGCGTCATGCCCGAAAGTTCCTCGGATGAACGCGCTGTCTGCAGAGACCTTACGCCCTGCGGTGCGGTGCTATTCCCGATGGCGGGCCCCCCGGGGGCGGAGCCTTACCCCCTGGAGCGCTTCTTCGCGGTCCGTCGAGCGGCAGGCTTCCGGCCCGACGCCCTCGTCGAGGCGTTCCTGGCGCCCGTCGCCTTGCGCGCGGGTGCCTTCTTGGTGGCCCGGGTGGTGCGCTTCGCGGCCGTCGTCTTCGTGGCCTTCCTGCCAGTCTTCTTGGCAGCGCCACGCTTCGCCGTCGTCTTGGCAGCGCCGCGCTTCGCCGTCGTCTTCTTCGCAGCGCCGCGCTTCGCCGTCGTCTTCTTCGCAGCACCGCGCTTCGCCGTCGTCTTCTTCGCAGCGCCGCGCTTTGCCGTCGTCTTCTTCGCAGCGCCGGTCTTCTTGGCAGCACCGCGCTTCGCCGTCGTCTTCTTCGCAGCGCCGCGCTTCGCCGTCGTCTTCTTCGCAGCGCCGGTCTTCTTGGCAGCACCGCGCTTTGCCGTCGTCTTCTTCGCAGCGCCGCGCTTCGCGGGAGCTGCCTTCTTCGTCACCCGGCGCTTCGCCGCGCCAGCCTTCTTCGATGCCCGGCGCCTGGCCGTCTTGGGCTCTGAATCGCTCTCCATGGATCCCTCTGCGTCGGACTCTTCGTCCGCTTCGTCAGCGTCTTGGGCTTCGTCGCCGTTGGCCTCGACGTCGTCGTCGTCGCCGCCGCGATCTTCCTCGGCGTCGTCGTCCTCGTCGTCTCCGCCCCCGTCGTCCTCATCGTCGACGTCGTCCTCGTCGTCTTGGTCCTCGACGTCGTCGTCCTCGTCGCCTTGGTCTTCGGCATCGTCGTCCTCGTCGTCTCCGCCCTCGTCACGGGCATCGTCGTCTCGGTCCGATTCCGCCTCGTCCTCGGCGCCTTGGTCCGTGCCGCCGTCGTCCTCGACTGCCGAATCCTCGCCTTCGCGATCCTCGGTGTCCAGGTCTCCGTCGTCACGGTCCTCGATGTCTTGGTCCTCCACGTCTTGGTCCTCCACGTCTTGCTCCTCGGCGTCTTGGCCCTCGTCGATGCCCGAGGTCCCAGGCTCCTTGTTGTATCGGCGCAGGGTTTCCCGCACCCGATCGTCCAGATCGGCGAACTCGAACGGCTTGTTCAGCCAAGCGTCCGCCGAGAAGAGGGGCGAGGTCATCTCGTTCAGGTTCTCGCCGATCCCGGTCAGCATGATGACGCCGGTCCGGGCGAAGGGTTTGCCCTCGCCGGCCTCCCCCTTGATCCGCCTGCAGACCTCCCACCCACTCATTCCAGGCATCATCACGTCGAGCAGGATGAG is part of the Chondromyces crocatus genome and encodes:
- a CDS encoding AAA family ATPase, with product MAEKTKEGARAEVGDFQRSIGELREEVGKVIVGNREIIDGVLTCMLAGSHALLEGVPGLGKTMLVRTVAEALELQFSRIQFTPDMMPADIIGTTLIEEGAGGQRNFSFRKGPLFANIVLADEVNRATPKTQSALLEAMQEHRVTIARQSHTLEQPFFVLATQNPLESEGTYPLPEAQLDRFFFKLHVAFPGREELNAILERTTGAETPTVQPVLNRARILEMQRLVREVPASKHVQDYVVRLLQATHPTVDDSSGTVKRFVKFGASPRGAQALLLASKIRALFEGRFAPSIDDVKASALPALRHRVLLNFEGEAEGIKTDEVLQEILKQLPESTK
- a CDS encoding response regulator, producing MIFLTSAEPMKPDAPLTATISLIHRAYRLDVAPNARSSRSPFGSCPVTCAGSPRHRWGIVPLDRAAATYSHPPIMSAASTAPLRVLVAEDEPAMLSLVSRHLKNMGFSVVEASEGDVAWRLAQEHLPDLILLDVMMPGMSGWEVCRRIKGEAGEGKPFARTGVIMLTGIGENLNEMTSPLFSADAWLNKPFEFADLDDRVRETLRRYNKEPGTSGIDEGQDAEEQDVEDQDVEDQDIEDRDDGDLDTEDREGEDSAVEDDGGTDQGAEDEAESDRDDDARDEGGDDEDDDAEDQGDEDDDVEDQDDEDDVDDEDDGGGDDEDDDAEEDRGGDDDDVEANGDEAQDADEADEESDAEGSMESDSEPKTARRRASKKAGAAKRRVTKKAAPAKRGAAKKTTAKRGAAKKTGAAKKTTAKRGAAKKTTAKRGAAKKTGAAKKTTAKRGAAKKTTAKRGAAKKTTAKRGAAKKTTAKRGAAKTTAKRGAAKKTGRKATKTTAAKRTTRATKKAPARKATGARNASTRASGRKPAARRTAKKRSRG